In Candidatus Baltobacteraceae bacterium, one DNA window encodes the following:
- a CDS encoding CheR family methyltransferase has protein sequence MLISEAEFRALRDLIRERFGIYYDDTKQFLLQSRLQTRLVKNGLPDFAAYRRYLASNAEREREWNELASVLSNNETYFFRERAQLEVLATEVLDDALRARGRLRVWSSACSTGEEPFTLAMMLLETKRVTPAQLHIRASDVSPRALERAAMGFYRELSFRATEPPVIQRYFKPFEAGFLISDEVKRMVEFFRLNLLDADSVAGVGPVDAIFCRNVLIYFDKPTQKRVVEAFARALRPRGYLFLGHAESIMRLTDLYEPVITPKAIYYRLKSHAN, from the coding sequence GTGCTCATTTCGGAAGCGGAGTTTCGCGCATTGCGCGACCTCATTCGCGAACGGTTCGGGATCTATTACGACGATACCAAGCAATTCTTGCTGCAGAGCCGCCTCCAAACGCGGCTGGTCAAAAACGGCCTGCCGGACTTCGCCGCCTATCGCCGGTATCTCGCAAGCAACGCGGAACGCGAGCGCGAATGGAACGAGCTGGCTTCGGTGCTCTCCAACAACGAAACGTATTTTTTTCGCGAACGCGCGCAGTTGGAAGTGCTCGCGACCGAAGTGCTGGACGACGCGCTGCGCGCGCGCGGCCGGTTACGCGTGTGGTCTTCGGCATGTTCGACGGGAGAAGAACCGTTTACGCTCGCGATGATGCTGCTCGAGACGAAGCGGGTGACGCCGGCGCAACTGCACATTCGCGCGAGCGACGTTTCGCCGCGCGCGCTCGAGCGCGCCGCGATGGGATTCTACCGCGAGTTGAGTTTCCGAGCCACGGAGCCGCCGGTCATCCAGCGCTACTTCAAGCCGTTCGAGGCCGGCTTTCTCATCTCGGACGAGGTTAAGCGGATGGTGGAATTTTTCCGATTGAATCTCTTAGATGCCGATTCCGTGGCGGGCGTCGGACCGGTGGACGCGATCTTCTGCCGCAACGTGCTGATCTATTTCGACAAACCGACGCAAAAGCGGGTCGTCGAAGCGTTCGCGCGCGCGTTGCGCCCGCGCGGCTACCTCTTCCTCGGTCATGCGGAGTCCATCATGCGTTTGACGGATCTCTACGAACCGGTCATCACACCAAAAGCAATCTACTACAGGCTTAAATCACATGCCAATTAA
- a CDS encoding FliA/WhiG family RNA polymerase sigma factor, with product MKLARSSSHRYVIGGVELSREEIVHKYLHLVKYVAGRISVNLPPNVEINDLINDGILGLIDAIEKYDDERGVKFETYAITRINGAILDALRSLDWVPRAVRQRARELERTYQELEIEYGRGATEDEVADRMGITRKELDQLMQRVRGTSVLSLEEFLPNEKGYEIPLVDTLKDGSNDVTSAVEQREIKASLVRAVEELSHQEKIVISLYYFEGQTLKEIKGALNVSESRVSQIHAQAVIHLRQKLKELSSDLGYREGDPNVKQKYLRKPAPPADIVE from the coding sequence ATGAAGCTGGCCCGTAGTAGTTCGCACCGCTACGTCATCGGCGGCGTCGAACTCTCTCGAGAAGAGATCGTTCACAAATACTTGCACTTGGTCAAGTACGTTGCGGGACGCATCTCGGTAAACTTACCGCCGAACGTTGAGATCAACGATCTCATCAACGACGGTATCTTGGGATTGATCGATGCGATAGAAAAATACGACGACGAACGCGGCGTAAAGTTTGAGACGTATGCGATCACTCGCATCAACGGCGCGATTTTGGACGCGCTGCGGTCGCTCGACTGGGTTCCGCGCGCGGTACGCCAGCGCGCCCGGGAGCTCGAGCGCACGTATCAGGAACTCGAGATCGAATACGGCCGAGGTGCGACCGAAGACGAGGTCGCCGATCGCATGGGGATCACCCGTAAAGAACTCGACCAGCTGATGCAGCGCGTTCGAGGGACCTCGGTGCTCTCGCTCGAGGAGTTCTTGCCCAACGAGAAGGGCTACGAGATTCCGCTCGTCGACACGCTCAAGGACGGCTCGAACGACGTCACCTCGGCGGTCGAGCAGCGCGAGATCAAGGCATCTCTCGTTCGAGCGGTCGAGGAACTCTCGCATCAAGAGAAGATCGTCATCTCGCTCTACTACTTCGAAGGTCAAACGCTCAAAGAGATCAAGGGCGCGCTCAACGTCTCGGAGTCGCGCGTCTCGCAGATCCACGCGCAAGCGGTCATCCATCTCCGGCAGAAGCTCAAGGAGCTCAGCTCCGACCTCGGATACCGTGAGGGCGACCCGAACGTCAAACAAAAGTACCTGCGCAAGCCGGCCCCGCCGGCCGATATAGTGGAGTAG
- a CDS encoding chemotaxis response regulator protein-glutamate methylesterase: MPINVLVVDDSAFMRRAISKMLESEPEIVVCATARNGVEAVAKVEQFAPDVVTMDVEMPGMSGLDAVREIMAKRATPIIMVSALTQQGAEITFRALDLGAVDFIPKPDSAYVNIKDVARELTEKVRVFAKRSVRSVRPQLAATPVAGAEIARLAGNGTFECVAIGTSTGGPVALSQVIPRLPSSFPVPIVVVQHMPPGFTRPLAERLNAQSKLSVTEGRDGLRLRPGLVVIAPAGKQLTLRRSAGEVEVLLSADAEASLHVPSVDCMTASVADVYGSAAIGVILTGMGQDGVAGLRRIKEAGGYVVGQDAASCVVYGMPRAAALAGVVDRVAALEDVAPALCELTGVSLVG; encoded by the coding sequence ATGCCAATTAACGTTCTCGTGGTCGACGATTCGGCTTTCATGCGGCGCGCGATCTCGAAGATGCTCGAAAGCGAGCCCGAGATCGTCGTCTGCGCTACGGCGCGCAACGGCGTGGAGGCGGTCGCCAAAGTCGAGCAGTTCGCACCCGACGTCGTGACGATGGATGTCGAAATGCCCGGGATGAGCGGGCTCGACGCCGTGCGCGAGATCATGGCCAAGCGGGCGACGCCGATCATCATGGTGAGCGCGCTGACGCAGCAAGGCGCGGAGATTACCTTTCGCGCGCTGGATTTGGGTGCGGTCGATTTCATTCCGAAGCCGGACTCCGCCTACGTTAATATCAAAGACGTCGCGCGCGAGTTGACCGAAAAAGTGCGGGTCTTTGCAAAGCGCTCGGTGCGTTCGGTGCGGCCCCAACTCGCCGCGACGCCGGTCGCGGGAGCCGAGATCGCCCGACTCGCCGGAAACGGTACGTTCGAGTGCGTCGCGATCGGCACTTCGACCGGCGGCCCGGTGGCGCTTTCGCAGGTTATCCCGCGTCTGCCGTCCTCGTTCCCGGTGCCGATCGTCGTCGTTCAGCACATGCCGCCGGGCTTCACGCGCCCGCTTGCCGAGCGCCTCAACGCTCAAAGCAAACTCAGCGTCACGGAAGGTCGCGACGGGTTGCGTCTGCGGCCCGGTCTGGTGGTTATCGCGCCGGCCGGCAAACAACTGACCCTGCGTCGCAGCGCCGGCGAGGTTGAGGTGCTGCTCTCGGCGGATGCGGAAGCGTCGCTGCACGTGCCGAGCGTCGATTGCATGACCGCGTCGGTCGCCGACGTCTACGGAAGCGCGGCGATTGGGGTCATCCTTACCGGCATGGGCCAAGATGGCGTGGCGGGTCTGCGGCGGATCAAGGAAGCGGGCGGTTATGTGGTCGGTCAGGACGCTGCGTCGTGCGTGGTTTACGGCATGCCGAGAGCGGCCGCGCTCGCCGGCGTCGTCGATCGAGTCGCCGCGCTCGAGGACGTCGCACCCGCGCTTTGCGAGCTGACGGGAGTCTCCTTAGTAGGATGA
- a CDS encoding ABC transporter permease: MALFLVTRLVRLVAVLFAITIVSFLFMKAIPGDPVAIRLGDRATTEQVSALRRSLGLDKPLPVQLGIYLEHAARGDLGTSIEDNQTVVSKLAQYFPATVELAVAAMLVAVLFGIPAGILAAMRFRSGWDALAMSLSLLGVSIPVFWLGWMLVYLLSVVPAHFGLNLFPISGRISLQYSVMPITHLLVLDALLQGDGRAALDALWHLVLPALTLGTIPLAIVAKITRSGMLDVLRSDYIRTARAKGLTEWAVIVRHALRNALVPILTIVGLQTGLLLGGAVLTEHIFAWPGVGRLAFDAIENRDMPLINGCILLFAVVFVVVNAIVDVLYAAANPRIRYGA; this comes from the coding sequence GTGGCGCTTTTCCTGGTAACGCGACTCGTCCGCTTGGTCGCCGTGCTCTTCGCTATTACGATCGTCAGTTTTCTCTTCATGAAGGCTATTCCGGGGGATCCGGTCGCGATTCGTTTGGGGGATCGCGCGACGACCGAGCAGGTATCGGCATTGCGCCGATCGCTCGGGTTGGACAAACCGCTGCCCGTGCAACTGGGAATCTACCTCGAACACGCGGCCCGCGGCGATCTGGGAACCTCTATCGAAGATAATCAGACCGTCGTCTCCAAGCTCGCGCAGTATTTTCCGGCGACGGTCGAACTGGCGGTTGCGGCGATGCTGGTAGCGGTGCTATTCGGAATCCCAGCCGGTATTCTCGCGGCCATGCGCTTTCGTTCCGGCTGGGATGCGCTCGCGATGAGCCTATCGCTTCTGGGCGTTTCTATTCCCGTCTTTTGGCTCGGCTGGATGCTCGTCTATCTGCTCTCGGTCGTGCCGGCGCATTTCGGCTTGAATCTTTTCCCGATCTCCGGGCGCATCTCGCTGCAGTATAGCGTGATGCCGATCACGCATTTGCTCGTCCTCGACGCGCTGCTCCAAGGCGACGGGCGCGCCGCGCTCGACGCGCTCTGGCATCTGGTGCTCCCCGCGCTCACGCTCGGCACCATTCCGCTCGCGATCGTCGCGAAGATCACTCGAAGCGGAATGCTCGACGTGCTGCGCAGCGACTACATTCGCACCGCGCGAGCGAAGGGTCTGACCGAATGGGCCGTCATCGTTCGCCACGCGCTGCGCAACGCGCTCGTGCCGATCCTCACCATCGTCGGCTTGCAGACGGGGCTGCTGCTGGGCGGTGCGGTGCTCACGGAACACATCTTTGCGTGGCCCGGCGTGGGGCGCCTCGCGTTCGACGCGATCGAGAATCGGGACATGCCGCTCATCAACGGCTGCATTCTCCTTTTTGCGGTCGTCTTCGTCGTGGTGAACGCGATCGTCGACGTGCTCTATGCCGCGGCTAATCCGCGAATTCGATACGGCGCCTAA
- a CDS encoding sodium-translocating pyrophosphatase, which translates to MSSTIGSGSLTAIYFGLGTGVLAILYGLVLISWVLRQSAGNARMQEIAAAIQEGAMAFLKRQYTTVGIVAIVLAIIIFFALGWEPAVGFVIGAILSGAAGFIGMTVSVRANVRTAEAARGGLKPALNVAFRGGAITGLLVVGLGLIAVSGYYWILLGVNSGDAGKSLAAMIGLAFGCSLISVFARLGGGIYTKAADVGADLVGKVEIGIPEDDPRNPAVIADNVGDNVGDCAGMAADLFETYVVTTVAAMLLGNLILGKIPGAVEFPIVLGGWSIIASIIGTLFVGVGKVDRSKIMNSLYSGLVIAGVLSAIAFYFVTAKEFANGIPGAYLGLGHDVAAWAVWVCAVIGLIITGAITLITEYYTGTQYAPVKNIAKASVTGHATNIISGLAVSMQSTALPGLVIVIGIIVSYALVGLYGVGIAVMAMLSMAGIIVAIDSFGPITDNAGGIAEMAELPADVRGVTDPLDAVGNTTKAVTKGYAIGSAALAAVVLFASFIKELGDKCQAIGAPCATNTGTYFAIGDPYVLTGLLIGGMLPYLFSSLSMEAVGRAAQSVVENVRQQFRDNPGIMAGTSKPDYGGTVSIVTAHALREMVLPALIPVGVPIIVTLLSVFHILPGFAGAQMMGGILVGSIVTGLFVAISMTSGGGAWDNAKKYIEDGNYGGKGSDAHKAAVTGDTVGDPYKDTAGPAINPMIKVLNIVALLLVAYLVH; encoded by the coding sequence ATGAGTTCTACGATCGGGAGCGGTTCCTTGACGGCCATTTACTTTGGCCTTGGAACCGGGGTCTTGGCCATCCTTTATGGCCTCGTTCTTATAAGTTGGGTCTTGCGCCAGTCCGCGGGTAACGCACGGATGCAAGAGATCGCCGCGGCGATTCAAGAAGGCGCGATGGCATTCCTTAAACGCCAGTACACCACGGTCGGCATCGTGGCAATCGTACTGGCGATTATTATTTTCTTCGCCCTCGGCTGGGAACCGGCAGTCGGCTTCGTCATCGGCGCGATCCTTTCGGGCGCGGCCGGGTTCATCGGCATGACGGTCTCGGTGCGTGCCAACGTGCGCACGGCCGAAGCCGCGCGCGGCGGCCTCAAACCGGCGTTGAACGTCGCGTTCCGTGGAGGAGCGATCACCGGTCTGCTCGTGGTCGGTCTCGGCCTCATCGCCGTCAGCGGATACTATTGGATTCTGCTCGGCGTCAACAGCGGCGACGCGGGGAAATCGCTCGCGGCTATGATCGGGCTCGCGTTCGGGTGTTCGCTCATCTCGGTCTTCGCGCGCCTGGGCGGTGGTATTTATACGAAAGCCGCCGACGTCGGCGCGGATCTCGTCGGCAAGGTGGAGATCGGCATCCCCGAGGACGATCCGCGCAATCCGGCGGTTATCGCCGATAACGTCGGCGACAATGTCGGCGACTGCGCCGGCATGGCGGCCGACCTCTTCGAAACGTACGTCGTTACGACGGTCGCAGCGATGCTGCTCGGCAATTTGATTCTCGGGAAGATTCCGGGAGCGGTCGAGTTTCCGATCGTGCTGGGCGGCTGGTCGATCATCGCATCGATCATCGGCACGCTCTTCGTCGGTGTCGGCAAAGTAGACCGCAGTAAAATCATGAACTCGCTGTATTCCGGACTCGTTATTGCCGGCGTCTTGTCGGCGATCGCGTTTTATTTCGTCACGGCAAAAGAATTCGCGAACGGTATTCCCGGCGCGTACTTGGGTCTGGGACACGACGTGGCGGCGTGGGCCGTGTGGGTTTGCGCGGTCATCGGGCTGATCATCACCGGCGCGATCACGCTCATCACCGAATACTATACCGGAACGCAATACGCACCGGTGAAGAACATCGCGAAGGCCTCGGTCACCGGACACGCGACCAACATCATCAGCGGCCTCGCGGTCTCGATGCAGTCGACGGCACTCCCGGGGCTGGTCATCGTCATCGGCATCATCGTCTCGTACGCGCTCGTGGGGCTTTACGGCGTCGGCATCGCGGTCATGGCGATGCTCTCGATGGCCGGCATCATCGTCGCGATCGACTCGTTCGGGCCGATTACCGATAACGCCGGCGGTATCGCCGAGATGGCGGAGCTTCCGGCCGACGTGCGCGGCGTGACCGATCCGCTCGATGCGGTCGGCAACACCACCAAGGCGGTAACCAAAGGTTACGCAATCGGGTCGGCGGCACTGGCCGCGGTCGTCCTCTTCGCATCGTTCATCAAGGAGCTTGGCGATAAGTGTCAGGCCATCGGCGCGCCGTGCGCGACCAACACCGGAACGTATTTCGCGATCGGCGATCCGTACGTGTTGACCGGCCTGCTCATCGGCGGCATGTTGCCGTACCTGTTCTCCTCGCTTTCGATGGAAGCGGTCGGACGCGCCGCGCAGTCGGTGGTGGAAAACGTCCGCCAGCAATTCCGCGACAATCCCGGCATCATGGCCGGAACGAGCAAACCCGACTACGGAGGCACCGTTTCGATCGTCACCGCGCACGCGTTGCGTGAAATGGTGCTGCCGGCACTGATCCCGGTCGGCGTGCCGATCATCGTTACGCTGCTCTCGGTCTTTCACATCTTGCCCGGATTTGCCGGCGCACAGATGATGGGCGGCATTCTCGTTGGCTCGATCGTCACCGGCCTCTTCGTCGCGATCTCAATGACCAGCGGCGGCGGCGCCTGGGACAACGCGAAGAAATACATCGAAGACGGCAATTACGGCGGCAAGGGTTCGGACGCGCACAAAGCGGCCGTGACCGGCGATACCGTTGGGGATCCGTACAAAGATACGGCGGGACCGGCGATCAATCCGATGATCAAAGTCCTCAATATCGTCGCGCTGCTGCTCGTGGCCTACCTCGTGCATTAG
- a CDS encoding NAD(P)/FAD-dependent oxidoreductase, whose protein sequence is MVEEVEFLVVGCGPAGGTAAREAARAGVATVVLDKDAVVGSKRVCAAGLRPGFCEAFDLPRSIVHCDTPRLALFDASGREHVVMFGPGHTTTREELDGTIARLAQADGAQVRTSSLFRGLRREGERVVVDYADLRSGERKTIAARNVFLAPGSTAKLESESAFAFGQWRDGLMTTLQYRVYLARPAAAVVYQTLELHYYGADDGRQIVAWMFPKRDHLAIGLGFVGKMAGAQLREELDRFTQRVRDRLYPGIGHAVKLEGHLLYGGLPRPHIGTAGAMVGGTAAGLVDATNGEGIYEAAMTGRFAAAAVAGARAGRRAAPQEYEERTKRRFYRRLRHRVTLMRYLESRPARYGVLFEQLANAQRFADILQREDHERTMSDRIYLYGQALRFAARGARA, encoded by the coding sequence ATGGTCGAGGAGGTCGAGTTTCTGGTCGTTGGCTGCGGACCGGCGGGCGGGACGGCGGCGCGCGAAGCCGCGCGCGCGGGTGTTGCGACCGTCGTCTTGGATAAGGATGCGGTCGTGGGAAGCAAGCGCGTCTGCGCGGCCGGTCTGCGCCCGGGATTCTGCGAGGCCTTCGATCTGCCGCGCTCGATCGTCCATTGCGATACGCCGCGGCTCGCGCTCTTCGATGCGAGCGGGCGCGAGCACGTCGTGATGTTCGGGCCCGGCCACACGACGACGCGCGAGGAGCTCGACGGAACCATCGCGCGGCTCGCGCAAGCCGACGGCGCGCAGGTTCGCACGTCGTCCCTCTTTCGCGGCCTGCGTCGCGAGGGCGAGCGGGTGGTGGTCGACTACGCGGACTTGCGATCGGGCGAGCGCAAGACGATCGCGGCGCGCAACGTTTTTCTCGCGCCGGGATCGACGGCGAAGCTCGAAAGCGAGAGCGCATTTGCGTTCGGGCAATGGCGCGACGGATTGATGACGACGCTGCAGTATCGGGTCTACCTCGCGCGCCCTGCGGCCGCCGTCGTCTACCAGACGCTCGAACTTCATTATTACGGCGCGGACGACGGCCGTCAGATCGTCGCGTGGATGTTTCCCAAGCGCGACCATCTGGCGATCGGACTCGGGTTCGTGGGCAAGATGGCCGGCGCGCAGTTGCGCGAAGAACTCGATCGTTTCACGCAGCGCGTACGCGATCGGCTCTATCCCGGAATCGGCCACGCGGTCAAATTGGAAGGGCACCTGTTGTACGGCGGCCTGCCTCGGCCGCATATCGGGACGGCCGGGGCGATGGTCGGCGGCACGGCGGCCGGTTTGGTCGATGCCACCAACGGCGAAGGGATCTACGAAGCGGCGATGACGGGCCGGTTCGCCGCGGCGGCCGTGGCGGGCGCGCGGGCCGGCCGGCGCGCCGCCCCGCAGGAGTATGAAGAGCGCACGAAGCGCCGCTTCTATAGAAGGTTGCGGCATCGCGTAACGCTGATGCGCTATCTGGAATCGCGGCCGGCACGCTACGGCGTACTTTTCGAACAACTGGCTAACGCGCAGCGTTTTGCCGATATTCTCCAGCGTGAAGATCACGAACGAACGATGAGCGATCGAATCTATCTCTACGGGCAAGCGCTGCGATTTGCGGCACGGGGAGCGCGAGCCTAA
- a CDS encoding inorganic diphosphatase encodes MAVPAPRNYLHLPLGDRTPDEINVVVEIPERSRNKYEYDKTLDIFRLDRKLHSPIHYPGDYGFAPQTLALDGDPLDVLILTIEPTFTGCLVVARPIGLLKMIDEGAEDDKVLAVPVGEPAFDGIHNYTQIFPHTIRTISHFFETYKLLEGKKTSTQGWQDAAAARHIIEEASQRFIEQDESAG; translated from the coding sequence ATGGCAGTCCCAGCACCGAGAAACTACCTGCATCTTCCACTTGGGGATCGCACTCCCGACGAGATCAACGTCGTCGTCGAGATCCCCGAACGCTCGCGCAATAAGTACGAGTACGACAAGACGCTCGATATCTTTCGGCTCGATCGCAAGCTGCACTCGCCGATTCATTATCCGGGAGATTACGGGTTCGCGCCGCAGACGCTCGCGCTCGACGGCGATCCGCTCGACGTGCTCATCCTCACGATCGAACCGACGTTTACCGGCTGTCTGGTCGTTGCGCGCCCGATCGGGTTGCTCAAAATGATCGACGAAGGTGCCGAAGACGACAAGGTCCTCGCGGTGCCCGTTGGCGAGCCCGCCTTCGACGGTATCCATAACTACACGCAGATTTTCCCGCACACCATCCGCACGATCTCGCACTTCTTCGAAACGTACAAGCTGCTCGAAGGCAAGAAAACCTCCACGCAAGGCTGGCAGGACGCGGCTGCGGCGCGACACATCATCGAAGAAGCGTCGCAACGCTTCATCGAGCAAGACGAGAGCGCCGGCTGA
- a CDS encoding M48 family metalloprotease, with amino-acid sequence MKRILAGVIAATLVLSSALPALAYTQEQQQELQIGQQVYQQLAQKGEIIRSSPYYTTLNSIASRIKRVADPQYFVPFHFILVHESQPNAFAVPGGNVYVTDSMMTFVQNKEELAGVLCHETSHDINHDVINNMRKDQNLAIGATILSVLLGGHSQLANTAINLGANLEALTFSRAVEHNADHKGAITCAQAGINPWGMVWLFDHFIANPTGGKPPEALSDHPRDDHRVSDLESEFRANPSLFAKFNPDQCSATPIGYSGFRYQYGHGCGPARRQSSPVHHATYHRSTSKCPRGWKFC; translated from the coding sequence ATGAAACGCATTTTGGCCGGGGTTATCGCGGCTACGCTGGTCTTGTCCAGCGCGCTGCCGGCGCTTGCCTACACGCAAGAGCAACAGCAAGAGCTGCAAATCGGCCAGCAAGTCTATCAGCAACTCGCTCAAAAAGGCGAGATCATTCGAAGCTCGCCCTACTACACGACTCTTAATTCGATCGCCTCGCGCATCAAACGCGTCGCCGATCCGCAATATTTCGTGCCGTTCCATTTCATTCTGGTGCACGAGAGTCAGCCCAACGCTTTCGCCGTTCCCGGCGGCAACGTCTACGTCACCGACTCGATGATGACGTTCGTGCAAAACAAGGAAGAACTCGCGGGCGTCCTCTGTCACGAGACTTCGCACGACATCAATCACGACGTCATCAACAACATGCGTAAGGATCAAAACCTCGCGATCGGCGCGACGATTCTCTCCGTGCTCCTAGGCGGCCATAGTCAGCTCGCAAATACGGCGATCAATCTCGGCGCGAACTTGGAGGCGTTGACGTTCTCCCGCGCCGTCGAACACAACGCCGACCACAAAGGCGCGATCACGTGCGCGCAAGCCGGCATCAATCCCTGGGGGATGGTCTGGCTCTTCGACCACTTTATCGCCAATCCGACCGGAGGAAAGCCGCCCGAAGCGCTCTCCGATCACCCACGCGACGACCATCGCGTCTCGGACCTAGAGAGCGAGTTTCGAGCCAATCCGTCGCTGTTTGCGAAGTTCAACCCGGATCAGTGTTCGGCTACGCCGATCGGTTACTCGGGCTTCCGCTACCAATACGGCCATGGATGCGGCCCGGCCCGTCGCCAAAGCTCGCCGGTGCATCACGCCACATATCATCGCAGCACCAGCAAATGCCCGCGCGGCTGGAAGTTCTGCTGA
- a CDS encoding M13 family metallopeptidase has protein sequence MRLTFSHALRLGAVAAAIALAITNGHVRAQTSASQSGIDLGNLDRTCKPCSDFYRFANGGWIKNNPIPAAYPGISNFQKLADRNQEVLRLILEDAAKTPAAPGSNAQKIGDFYASCMNTNAIDAAGTKPIAQLLATAAAADPQTLGTTLAGLQADGVGAFFGFGAGADSRNSAMNIAQLRQGGLGLPDRDYYLADDDKTKAIRAAYLTHVGNMFGLLGDTPAIAAKEAQTVLSVETALAKSSNSRVENRDPFKTYNKTTFRELQTLVPEFNWSAYFAQHGVATTAPINVGQPVFFKALAAQLASMSPESLRTYLRWHVVHSYAAELSKPFVDENFDFYSKTLQGTPQQQERWKICARATDGTLGEALGQFYVAKTFPPAAKAQALAMVKNIKQTLRDDLSTLSWMTPPTRKRAVAKLDAFVLKIGYPDKWQDYGALPIERTSYAQNAIAAARYETARSYARIGKPVDRSEWGMTPPTVNAYYSPSVNEIVFPAGILQPPFYNKDADMAVNYGGIGAVIGHESTHGFDDQGRHFDLHGNLVDWWTPADSTRFDKRAQCVVDQWNQLTPLPGVHEIGAQVEGEEIADLGGMTIAYKAFEKWQSHHPRRTIDGFTPEQRFFMGWAQVWASQYRDATVALRAKTDVHGFDTFRVNQTLADMPGFATAFFCKLNDPMTLPPTKRCQIW, from the coding sequence ATGCGTTTGACGTTTTCGCACGCCTTGCGACTCGGGGCCGTCGCCGCAGCGATCGCCCTGGCGATTACGAACGGACACGTGCGGGCTCAAACGAGTGCGTCGCAGAGCGGCATCGATCTGGGAAACCTCGATCGCACCTGCAAGCCATGCAGCGATTTTTACCGGTTCGCCAACGGCGGTTGGATCAAGAATAACCCAATTCCGGCAGCGTACCCGGGAATTAGCAATTTTCAAAAACTCGCGGATCGTAACCAAGAGGTTCTTCGCCTCATTCTCGAGGACGCCGCAAAAACGCCGGCCGCACCAGGCAGCAACGCACAGAAAATCGGCGACTTCTACGCCAGTTGCATGAATACGAACGCAATCGACGCCGCCGGAACGAAGCCGATCGCGCAATTGCTCGCGACGGCCGCTGCGGCCGACCCGCAGACGCTTGGGACGACGCTCGCCGGTTTGCAAGCCGACGGGGTCGGAGCGTTTTTCGGCTTCGGAGCGGGAGCCGACAGCCGAAACAGCGCGATGAATATCGCCCAACTGCGCCAGGGCGGCCTCGGGTTGCCCGATCGCGATTATTACCTGGCCGACGATGACAAGACGAAGGCGATTCGAGCGGCGTATCTCACGCACGTTGGAAACATGTTCGGTCTGCTCGGCGATACTCCAGCGATAGCCGCAAAAGAGGCGCAGACGGTTCTGAGCGTAGAAACCGCACTCGCGAAAAGTTCGAATTCGCGCGTCGAAAATCGCGACCCGTTCAAAACCTACAACAAGACGACGTTTCGAGAGCTTCAAACGCTCGTTCCGGAATTCAACTGGAGCGCCTACTTCGCGCAGCACGGAGTCGCCACGACGGCGCCGATCAACGTCGGACAGCCGGTCTTCTTTAAAGCCCTCGCCGCCCAACTCGCCTCGATGAGCCCCGAGAGTCTCCGCACCTACCTGCGCTGGCACGTCGTCCATTCATATGCGGCCGAACTTTCGAAGCCGTTCGTCGACGAAAACTTCGACTTTTATTCGAAGACGCTGCAAGGAACGCCGCAGCAGCAAGAACGCTGGAAGATCTGCGCTCGGGCGACGGACGGAACGCTCGGCGAGGCGCTCGGCCAGTTCTACGTGGCTAAAACCTTTCCGCCGGCGGCAAAAGCGCAAGCCCTCGCGATGGTGAAGAACATCAAGCAGACCTTGCGCGACGATCTCTCGACGCTGAGCTGGATGACCCCGCCAACGCGCAAACGCGCCGTCGCAAAGCTCGATGCGTTCGTTCTAAAAATCGGCTATCCCGACAAGTGGCAAGACTACGGCGCGCTGCCGATCGAACGCACGTCGTACGCGCAAAACGCGATCGCGGCCGCTCGTTACGAAACCGCGCGCAGCTACGCTCGCATCGGCAAGCCGGTGGACCGCAGCGAATGGGGCATGACTCCGCCGACGGTCAACGCCTACTACAGCCCGAGTGTGAACGAGATCGTCTTTCCCGCGGGCATTCTGCAGCCGCCATTCTACAACAAGGACGCCGACATGGCCGTGAACTACGGCGGTATCGGAGCGGTTATCGGTCACGAGTCGACCCACGGCTTCGACGACCAAGGACGTCACTTCGACCTGCACGGAAACCTCGTGGATTGGTGGACGCCCGCGGATTCCACACGCTTCGACAAGCGCGCGCAATGCGTGGTCGATCAATGGAACCAGCTCACGCCGCTTCCGGGCGTGCACGAGATCGGGGCGCAGGTTGAGGGCGAGGAGATCGCCGACCTCGGCGGCATGACGATTGCCTATAAAGCATTCGAGAAGTGGCAGTCGCACCACCCGCGTCGCACGATCGATGGCTTCACGCCCGAGCAGCGCTTCTTCATGGGCTGGGCGCAAGTCTGGGCCTCGCAGTACCGCGACGCGACGGTGGCCCTACGCGCAAAGACCGACGTCCACGGCTTCGATACATTCCGCGTGAATCAAACCCTCGCGGATATGCCGGGTTTTGCAACCGCCTTCTTCTGCAAACTCAACGATCCCATGACGCTTCCACCAACCAAACGCTGCCAAATCTGGTAG